A region of Diospyros lotus cultivar Yz01 chromosome 3, ASM1463336v1, whole genome shotgun sequence DNA encodes the following proteins:
- the LOC127796590 gene encoding ACT domain-containing protein ACR10-like isoform X1 codes for MGILYEDAVLIKEAEKAGDYTVITVNCPDKTGLGCDLCRIILLFGLSIARGDISTDGKWCYLVFWVVGKPTRRWDLLKNRLLEVCPICSPAASEIYYYRPEFQQPKSPDVFLLKFWCYYDPKGLLHDVTKVLCELELTVKRVKVSTAPDGRVLDLFFVTDSRELLHTKERQEEATGRLKAVLGDAMISCDIEPAGPEVATCLQGSSFLPSAIKEDIFSLELPSKHPNSFRTSTPVSVTVDNCLSPSHTHVQIFCQDHKGLIYDVMRTLKDYNIQISYGRFFKNPKGNCELDLFIMQVDGKKIVDPEKQNALCSRLRMELDRPLRVDVLSRGPDTELLVANPVELSGRGRPLVFHDITLALKTLDVHIFSVEIARHMIHDREWEVYRILLDDGDGCPLPRNEIEECATKKLMGWE; via the exons ATGGGCATTTTGTATGAGGATGCAGTGTTGATAAAGGAGGCTGAGAAGGCAGGTGATTACACTGTGATTACTGTCAATTGCCCTGACAAAACTGGGCTGGGCTGTGATTTGTGTAGAATCATCTTGCTGTTTGGTTTGAGCATTGCTAGGGGAG ATATTTCAACAGATGGGAAATGgtgttacttagttttctggGTTGTTGGGAAGCCAACAAGAAGGTGGGATTTGTTAAAGAATAGGCTTCTGGAGGTTTGCCCTATCTGTTCACCGGCTGCATCAGAAATTTACTATTACAGGCCAGAATTTCAGCAGCCCAAGTCACCAGATGTGTTCCTATTGAAGTTCTGGTGTTACTATGATCCAAAGGGCCTATTACATG ATGTAACCAAAGTTTTGTGTGAGCTTGAGCTTACGGTAAAGAGAGTTAAGGTGTCAACGGCTCCTGATGGGAGAGTATTGGATCTCTTTTTTGTCACAGATTCCAG AGAGCTTCTTCACACTAAGGAGAGACAGGAGGAAGCGACTGGTCGTTTGAAAGCTGTGTTAGGGGATGCCATGATAAGTTGTGACATCGAACCAGCTGGCCCAGAAGTTGCCACATGCTTGCAAGGGTCCTCATTTCTCCCTTCAGCAATTAAGGAAGATATTTTCAGCTTAGAACTGCCCAGTAAACACCCAAATAGTTTTCGCACCTCCACCCCTGTATCTGTTACGGTGGATAATTGCCTTAGCCCCTCTCACACCCACGTTCAAATCTTCTGCCAAGATCACAAAGGTCTCATCTACGATGTGATGAGAACCCTAAAGGATTACAACATCCAG ATTTCTTATGGTCGATTCTTCAAGAATCCAAAAGGGAACTGTGAGTTGGACCTGTTCATAATGCAAGTGGACGGGAAGAAGATAGTAGACCCCGAGAAACAAAATGCATTGTGCTCTCGGCTGAGAATGGAGCTTGATCGCCCACTCCGGGTCGATGTATTGAGTCGGGGCCCTGACACCGAGCTACTAGTAGCAAACCCCGTCGAGCTATCTGGCAGAGGCCGACCACTTGTTTTCCATGACATAACCCTCGCGCTCAAGACTCTAGACGTACACATTTTCTCA GTGGAGATAGCGAGACACATGATTCACGATCGTGAGTGGGAGGTTTACAGGATCTTGCTCGACGATGGAGATGGTTGTCCTCTGCCCAGAAATGAGATCGAAGAGTGTGCTACAAAGAAGTTGATGGGTTGGGAATGA
- the LOC127796590 gene encoding ACT domain-containing protein ACR10-like isoform X2 has protein sequence MGILYEDAVLIKEAEKAGDYTVITVNCPDKTGLGCDLCRIILLFGLSIARGDISTDGKWCYLVFWVVGKPTRRWDLLKNRLLEVCPICSPAASEIYYYRPEFQQPKSPDVFLLKFWCYYDPKGLLHDVTKVLCELELTVKRVKVSTAPDGRVLDLFFVTDSRELLHTKERQEEATGRLKAVLGDAMISCDIEPAGPEVATCLQGSSFLPSAIKEDIFSLELPSKHPNSFRTSTPVSVTVDNCLSPSHTHVQIFCQDHKGLIYDVMRTLKDYNIQISYGRFFKNPKGNCELDLFIMQVDGKKIVDPEKQNALCSRLRMELDRPLRVDVLSRGPDTELLVANPVELSGRGRPLVFHDITLALKTLDVEIARHMIHDREWEVYRILLDDGDGCPLPRNEIEECATKKLMGWE, from the exons ATGGGCATTTTGTATGAGGATGCAGTGTTGATAAAGGAGGCTGAGAAGGCAGGTGATTACACTGTGATTACTGTCAATTGCCCTGACAAAACTGGGCTGGGCTGTGATTTGTGTAGAATCATCTTGCTGTTTGGTTTGAGCATTGCTAGGGGAG ATATTTCAACAGATGGGAAATGgtgttacttagttttctggGTTGTTGGGAAGCCAACAAGAAGGTGGGATTTGTTAAAGAATAGGCTTCTGGAGGTTTGCCCTATCTGTTCACCGGCTGCATCAGAAATTTACTATTACAGGCCAGAATTTCAGCAGCCCAAGTCACCAGATGTGTTCCTATTGAAGTTCTGGTGTTACTATGATCCAAAGGGCCTATTACATG ATGTAACCAAAGTTTTGTGTGAGCTTGAGCTTACGGTAAAGAGAGTTAAGGTGTCAACGGCTCCTGATGGGAGAGTATTGGATCTCTTTTTTGTCACAGATTCCAG AGAGCTTCTTCACACTAAGGAGAGACAGGAGGAAGCGACTGGTCGTTTGAAAGCTGTGTTAGGGGATGCCATGATAAGTTGTGACATCGAACCAGCTGGCCCAGAAGTTGCCACATGCTTGCAAGGGTCCTCATTTCTCCCTTCAGCAATTAAGGAAGATATTTTCAGCTTAGAACTGCCCAGTAAACACCCAAATAGTTTTCGCACCTCCACCCCTGTATCTGTTACGGTGGATAATTGCCTTAGCCCCTCTCACACCCACGTTCAAATCTTCTGCCAAGATCACAAAGGTCTCATCTACGATGTGATGAGAACCCTAAAGGATTACAACATCCAG ATTTCTTATGGTCGATTCTTCAAGAATCCAAAAGGGAACTGTGAGTTGGACCTGTTCATAATGCAAGTGGACGGGAAGAAGATAGTAGACCCCGAGAAACAAAATGCATTGTGCTCTCGGCTGAGAATGGAGCTTGATCGCCCACTCCGGGTCGATGTATTGAGTCGGGGCCCTGACACCGAGCTACTAGTAGCAAACCCCGTCGAGCTATCTGGCAGAGGCCGACCACTTGTTTTCCATGACATAACCCTCGCGCTCAAGACTCTAGAC GTGGAGATAGCGAGACACATGATTCACGATCGTGAGTGGGAGGTTTACAGGATCTTGCTCGACGATGGAGATGGTTGTCCTCTGCCCAGAAATGAGATCGAAGAGTGTGCTACAAAGAAGTTGATGGGTTGGGAATGA
- the LOC127796590 gene encoding ACT domain-containing protein ACR10-like isoform X3, translated as MGILYEDAVLIKEAEKAGDYTVITVNCPDKTGLGCDLCRIILLFGLSIARGDISTDGKWCYLVFWVVGKPTRRWDLLKNRLLEVCPICSPAASEIYYYRPEFQQPKSPDVFLLKFWCYYDPKGLLHDVTKVLCELELTVKRVKVSTAPDGRVLDLFFVTDSRELLHTKERQEEATGRLKAVLGDAMISCDIEPAGPEVATCLQGSSFLPSAIKEDIFSLELPSKHPNSFRTSTPVSVTVDNCLSPSHTHVQIFCQDHKGLIYDVMRTLKDYNIQISYGRFFKNPKGNCELDLFIMQVDGKKIVDPEKQNALCSRLRMELDRPLRVDVLSRGPDTELLVANPVELSGRGRPLVFHDITLALKTLDVHIFSLLFPFVVCRWR; from the exons ATGGGCATTTTGTATGAGGATGCAGTGTTGATAAAGGAGGCTGAGAAGGCAGGTGATTACACTGTGATTACTGTCAATTGCCCTGACAAAACTGGGCTGGGCTGTGATTTGTGTAGAATCATCTTGCTGTTTGGTTTGAGCATTGCTAGGGGAG ATATTTCAACAGATGGGAAATGgtgttacttagttttctggGTTGTTGGGAAGCCAACAAGAAGGTGGGATTTGTTAAAGAATAGGCTTCTGGAGGTTTGCCCTATCTGTTCACCGGCTGCATCAGAAATTTACTATTACAGGCCAGAATTTCAGCAGCCCAAGTCACCAGATGTGTTCCTATTGAAGTTCTGGTGTTACTATGATCCAAAGGGCCTATTACATG ATGTAACCAAAGTTTTGTGTGAGCTTGAGCTTACGGTAAAGAGAGTTAAGGTGTCAACGGCTCCTGATGGGAGAGTATTGGATCTCTTTTTTGTCACAGATTCCAG AGAGCTTCTTCACACTAAGGAGAGACAGGAGGAAGCGACTGGTCGTTTGAAAGCTGTGTTAGGGGATGCCATGATAAGTTGTGACATCGAACCAGCTGGCCCAGAAGTTGCCACATGCTTGCAAGGGTCCTCATTTCTCCCTTCAGCAATTAAGGAAGATATTTTCAGCTTAGAACTGCCCAGTAAACACCCAAATAGTTTTCGCACCTCCACCCCTGTATCTGTTACGGTGGATAATTGCCTTAGCCCCTCTCACACCCACGTTCAAATCTTCTGCCAAGATCACAAAGGTCTCATCTACGATGTGATGAGAACCCTAAAGGATTACAACATCCAG ATTTCTTATGGTCGATTCTTCAAGAATCCAAAAGGGAACTGTGAGTTGGACCTGTTCATAATGCAAGTGGACGGGAAGAAGATAGTAGACCCCGAGAAACAAAATGCATTGTGCTCTCGGCTGAGAATGGAGCTTGATCGCCCACTCCGGGTCGATGTATTGAGTCGGGGCCCTGACACCGAGCTACTAGTAGCAAACCCCGTCGAGCTATCTGGCAGAGGCCGACCACTTGTTTTCCATGACATAACCCTCGCGCTCAAGACTCTAGACGTACACATTTTCTCA CTGCTCTTCCCCTTCGTTGTTTGCAGGTGGAGATAG
- the LOC127798512 gene encoding uncharacterized protein LOC127798512 isoform X1 has translation MAVPNPYCFVLDARAKFVGARRKRNSQNILDGVLVVLQVLRFHCHRTMSASIWWMVPDRREAVHVPQFSGVSIEALGHHAAGNFGFRGNHLGQSTIALVKNHHQLVRRYGYSSGKSFREEVADFGFAETRTGDHCLCLLA, from the exons ATGGCAGTCCCAAACCCGTACTGTTTTGTCCTTGATGCCCGAGCAAAGTTTGTCGGAGCCCGAAGGAAGCGCAATTCCCAGAACATTCTCGATGGTGTCCTTGTAGTTTTGCAAGTGTTGAGATTCCATTGCCATAGAACCATGAGTGCAAGCATTTGGTGGATGGTTCCGGATCGTCGAGAAGCCGTTCATGTTCCCCAATTTAGCGGTGTCTCGATCGAAGCCCTAGGTCACCATGCCGCCGG AAATTTTGGTTTCAGAGGAAATCACCTTGGTCAATCCACCATCGCCCTTGTCAAGAATCATCACCAACTGGTTCGAAGGTATGGCTACAGCAGTGGCAAGAGTTTCAGAGAGGAGGTGGCAGACTTCGGTTTTGCAGAGACGAGGACCGGTGATCATTGTTTGTGCCTCTTGGCTTGA
- the LOC127798512 gene encoding uncharacterized protein LOC127798512 isoform X3, with protein sequence MPPGNSSEKLIYLLEMWGLNFCSIRVTILLNCYLLSCQSGSMFNFSYGHITFQCLSKIAKTLPNIANEYAISKGSYPLCCKRGNHLGQSTIALVKNHHQLVRRYGYSSGKSFREEVADFGFAETRTGDHCLCLLA encoded by the exons ATGCCGCCGG GGAATTCcagtgaaaaattaatttatttactggAAATGTGGGGATTGAATTTTTGTTCCATTAGGGTTACGATCTTACTAAATTGTTACTTACTGAGTTGCCAAAGTGGATCAATGTTTAACTTTTCCTATGGGCACATAACTTTTCAATGTTTATCCAAAATTGCCAAAACTCTACCAAACATTGCTAATGAGTATGCCATATCTAAGGGCAGTTATCCTCTTTGTTGTAAAAG AGGAAATCACCTTGGTCAATCCACCATCGCCCTTGTCAAGAATCATCACCAACTGGTTCGAAGGTATGGCTACAGCAGTGGCAAGAGTTTCAGAGAGGAGGTGGCAGACTTCGGTTTTGCAGAGACGAGGACCGGTGATCATTGTTTGTGCCTCTTGGCTTGA
- the LOC127798512 gene encoding uncharacterized protein LOC127798512 isoform X2 — MAVPNPYCFVLDARAKFVGARRKRNSQNILDGVLVVLQVLRFHCHRTMSASIWWMVPDRREAVHVPQFSGVSIEALGHHAAGGNHLGQSTIALVKNHHQLVRRYGYSSGKSFREEVADFGFAETRTGDHCLCLLA, encoded by the exons ATGGCAGTCCCAAACCCGTACTGTTTTGTCCTTGATGCCCGAGCAAAGTTTGTCGGAGCCCGAAGGAAGCGCAATTCCCAGAACATTCTCGATGGTGTCCTTGTAGTTTTGCAAGTGTTGAGATTCCATTGCCATAGAACCATGAGTGCAAGCATTTGGTGGATGGTTCCGGATCGTCGAGAAGCCGTTCATGTTCCCCAATTTAGCGGTGTCTCGATCGAAGCCCTAGGTCACCATGCCGCCGG AGGAAATCACCTTGGTCAATCCACCATCGCCCTTGTCAAGAATCATCACCAACTGGTTCGAAGGTATGGCTACAGCAGTGGCAAGAGTTTCAGAGAGGAGGTGGCAGACTTCGGTTTTGCAGAGACGAGGACCGGTGATCATTGTTTGTGCCTCTTGGCTTGA